In Arachis stenosperma cultivar V10309 chromosome 1, arast.V10309.gnm1.PFL2, whole genome shotgun sequence, one DNA window encodes the following:
- the LOC130936312 gene encoding protein HAIKU1-like, whose amino-acid sequence MDNNKNRHHGGDGNLGVNKMGKNIRKSPLHQPNFGNNGTSAAAAAAAMGARPHQPQPQVYNISKNDFRDVVQQLTGSPSLNNATPPRPQQNSPKPQSMRLQKIRPPPLTPISRPPLRPPMPAQAPAAAPAGPAMVPYNNNNNALHRPGQFGQPALNPPLHHPGDMWANTAESPISAYMRYLQNSMMDPGSRGSRGNQMQPQSQPHGNAQHQFQQHPHQPPPGQGNVQPPNPPSSALIPNPHMPPMMPSSRFNGPHPPMNGTNPLVPSIPSPQPNGPPVLPSPTSQFLLPSPTGYMSFLSPRSPYPLLSPGVQFPTPLTPNFPFSPFGQSGLFGPGPQTPVSPGLFPISPSGFFQMASPRWRDQ is encoded by the coding sequence ATGGATAACAACAAAAATAGGCATCATGGTGGTGATGGCAATTTGGGTGTGAACAAAATGGGGAAGAATATAAGGAAAAGCCCTTTGCATCAGCCCAATTTTGGTAACAATGGGACTTCTGCCGCCGCGGCCGCGGCTGCTATGGGTGCTAGACCTCACCAGCCTCAGCCTCAGGTTTACAACATTAGCAAGAATGACTTCAGAGATGTTGTTCAGCAGCTTACTGGCTCACCCTCACTCAACAATGCTACTCCGCCGAGGCCTCAGCAGAATTCGCCGAAGCCACAGAGTATGCGGCTGCAGAAGATTAGGCCTCCCCCTTTGACGCCGATAAGTAGGCCTCCTCTGAGGCCACCAATGCCTGCGCAGGCCCCGGCCGCAGCCCCTGCCGGCCCTGCAATGGTTccttataataataataacaatgctTTGCATAGGCCTGGTCAATTTGGACAGCCTGCACTGAATCCTCCTTTGCATCATCCAGGGGACATGTGGGCTAATACGGCCGAGTCGCCTATCTCGGCTTACATGAGATACCTGCAAAATTCAATGATGGATCCTGGGTCAAGGGGGTCAAGGGGTAACCAAATGCAGCCTCAGTCTCAGCCTCATGGGAATGCTCAGCATCAGTTTCAGCAGCATCCTCATCAACCACCACCTGGTCAGGGGAATGTGCAGCCTCCGAATCCACCTTCATCCGCTTTGATTCCTAATCCTCATATGCCTCCTATGATGCCCTCATCAAGATTCAATGGTCCACATCCTCCAATGAATGGAACTAACCCGCTTGTGCCGAGTATTCCTTCTCCACAACCAAATGGCCCTCCCGTTTTACCTTCTCCGACATCTCAATTCTTGTTACCCTCGCCAACCGGTTACATGAGTTTCTTGTCCCCTCGTTCTCCTTATCCGCTGCTGTCACCCGGAGTTCAATTTCCAACTCCTTTAACACCCAATTTCCCTTTCTCACCCTTTGGACAGTCAGGGCTTTTCGGCCCTGGCCCTCAAACTCCAGTCTCTCCAGGCCTATTTCCGATATCCCCTTCAGGCTTCTTTCAGATGGCCAGTCCTAGGTGGAGAGATCAATAA